A single window of Cervus canadensis isolate Bull #8, Minnesota chromosome 17, ASM1932006v1, whole genome shotgun sequence DNA harbors:
- the SIVA1 gene encoding apoptosis regulatory protein Siva isoform X1, translating to MPKRGCPFADAAPLQLKVRVGQRELSRGVCAERLTREIFEKTTQLLFRGAQACMDPAWEEGCAIVHTPESPRPGPTEAPRAARGQMLIGPDGRLTRSRAQASEADPAGAASGACSSCVRAVDGKAACGQCERALCARCVRTCCSCGAVACALCAHVDSSAARSHQLRGRPSRESAVLRVRRV from the exons ATGCCCAAGCGGGGCTGCCCCTTCGCGGATGCGGCCCCGCTGCAGCTCAAAGTGCGTGTCGGCCAGAGAGAACTGAGTCGCGGCGTGTGCGCCGAGCGCCTCACGCGAGAGATTTTCG AGAAGACCACGCAGCTCCTCTTCCGTGGGGCCCAGGCCTGCATGGACCCTGCGTGGGAGGAAGGCTGCGCCATCGTCCACACGCCGGAGTCCCCGAGGCCCGGCCCCACAGAAGCCCCTCGGGCCGCGCGCGGGCAGATGCTGATTGGGCCCGACGGCCGGCTGACCCGGAGTCGCGCGCAGGCCTCCGAGGCTG ACCCGGCTGGGGCGGCATCGGGAGCCTGCTCTTCGTGCGTGCGGGCCGTGGACGGAAAGGCGGCGTGCGGCCAGTGCGAGCGGGCCCTGTGTGCGCGCTGCGTGCGCACCTGCTGCAGCTGCGGAGCCGTGGCCTGCGCTCTGTGCGCCCACGTGGA CTCCTCCGCTGCCCGGTCTCATCAGCTGCGGGGGCGACCTTCACGAGAGAGTGCTGTGCTCCGGGTGCGCCGTGTTTGA
- the SIVA1 gene encoding apoptosis regulatory protein Siva isoform X2: protein MPKRGCPFADAAPLQLKVRVGQRELSRGVCAERLTREIFEKTTQLLFRGAQACMDPAWEEGCAIVHTPESPRPGPTEAPRAARGQMLIGPDGRLTRSRAQASEADPAGAASGACSSCVRAVDGKAACGQCERALCARCVRTCCSCGAVACALCAHVDCGGDLHERVLCSGCAVFEA from the exons ATGCCCAAGCGGGGCTGCCCCTTCGCGGATGCGGCCCCGCTGCAGCTCAAAGTGCGTGTCGGCCAGAGAGAACTGAGTCGCGGCGTGTGCGCCGAGCGCCTCACGCGAGAGATTTTCG AGAAGACCACGCAGCTCCTCTTCCGTGGGGCCCAGGCCTGCATGGACCCTGCGTGGGAGGAAGGCTGCGCCATCGTCCACACGCCGGAGTCCCCGAGGCCCGGCCCCACAGAAGCCCCTCGGGCCGCGCGCGGGCAGATGCTGATTGGGCCCGACGGCCGGCTGACCCGGAGTCGCGCGCAGGCCTCCGAGGCTG ACCCGGCTGGGGCGGCATCGGGAGCCTGCTCTTCGTGCGTGCGGGCCGTGGACGGAAAGGCGGCGTGCGGCCAGTGCGAGCGGGCCCTGTGTGCGCGCTGCGTGCGCACCTGCTGCAGCTGCGGAGCCGTGGCCTGCGCTCTGTGCGCCCACGTGGA CTGCGGGGGCGACCTTCACGAGAGAGTGCTGTGCTCCGGGTGCGCCGTGTTTGAGGCCTGA